The nucleotide sequence GACGAATTTCCTGTTTGAAGGCTTTCCATCCAGCCACAGTTGTACCAAACCAGATGCAGCATCCCATGTTGCACAAACTGAGTGCCACTTGTTCAGCTTGAAGTCCAGTCCTTCAAATGTTGCGTAATTGTTATTTACCCACATGTTAAGAGAATCCAACTTAGATTTGAAAAGCAAAAAGGCATTATCCTTAGATGGTAGGGCCAATGAGAAAAGGGCATGAGCTCTTTTGAGGTCTGTAAAGTACCTATGTTGAGgcaaaagacatttttttttaaaagtttagacATTCAGGCATTCTTTagataattacatttatttaaagaatatcAAAAATTAAATACTTGCCTAAAACAGACAGTCACAGTCCCTAAATTTTGCCTTGATGTTGTCAACCTAACATGTGCTGTGTTGGTCTCTTGTGGGAAGGTGAACATTTTATCTAAAAgatctttaaaacaaagaagcCATTAGGAAATGTAAGAGAAGCACATTTTCCAAAACCCTTTAAAATAGTGAATAATTCACCCATAAAATGTTGGCAGGCTTTAGCAGCAAAAATTATGCACACAGAATTGCATCATCATGAtgttaaaattaattgaaatgtgtttctaaaatgttaggtaaaaaaacaaaaaaaaactaaaaaaaaaaaaaaaaaaatacttctctGGTTCCTGATTATGCTAATCTAATACATAAATCCCTgatattatttgaaaaaaaaaacagctattcaGTTTCACCAACAACTTCTTCTTTTACAAATTAATTTGGTTGTGCGGAAGTCAAAGGGATAAAAAAGTGTGACTACACCATTCTAAAATTATATACTTCAGGATTGAAACATTCAGTTCACTCTAGACATTTGACATCATTATAAATATCATTATAAACCTTTTATGTCTATTGCtgtaaaaatatgcattttttactTTGAGGAAGGGCAGCACATGATGTCACCAATAGCAGCAAGAACAGCAtctgacacaaacaaaaaaacacacacatctgtCAAAAATATTAGCAGCAGTggttaacagaaaataaagacttaTTCAAGTTTTCTGCTGTCTACAGTTGCCATAAAAAGCTTAGAACTTTTTGTTcacaatagaatagaatagaaatacctttattgtcccacagagGAGAAATTCAGCTATGACTGTGGCAAAAACAAGTAGACAAAAGCCACAAGACTTAACATGCAATATTGACCAAtatgaaaagaacaaaatgtaaaacgttgtacagcagaacagaaaaaaaaaaaaacatatcggaaaggaagaaaatattgtgcaattacaaataaatgataaGGCACATTgagataaaatgtgaaatgttcaacttaaaaataaattaacaacagCCAATTTACAGAACAATGGGAAGAAAcggtataaaataaatgattgtagAAACGTCTTTCTCAGAGCAGTTCAAAACTTTGTAACATTGTGAAATATTACCCCAATATTGTCCTACTATGAATTGTATTTCGTGTCTTACCTTGGATATTGTTTCTGGACGTTGTGTGCAAAGGTATCAGATTGTCACTTATATACTTTCACTGTTGGTAGAATAACTCCCTACTACTGACCCAAGTTCTATGTAAATAATCATATAATCATAATCATCTTTTTATTGTCACTGCAATGAagttccaatgaaatttgttctctacAGTGTCCACATCAATTTTTTACACAGTATTTTCAGACTGTTGCCAGTGAACGTACATTTAGTAGTTGAAAGCTGAAAATCATGAATTCCATCTTTATTCTGCTACACTTAGAAAAATAGTAGGCCTGTACAAAGTTAAATAAGACATGTTGCCTTATattctcaattcaattcaattcaattcaattttatttatatagcgccaaatcatgaaacatgtcatctcaaggcactttacaaagtcaagttcaatcatattatacagattgggtcagattatacagattggtcaaaaatgtcctatataaggaaaccagttgattgcatcaaagtcccgacaagcagcattcactcctggggaaccgtagagccacagggagagtcgtctgcattgtacatggctttgctgcaatccctcatactgagcaagcatgaagcgacagtgggaagaaaaaccacccattaacgggaaggaaaaacctccggcagaaccgggctcagtatgaacggtcatctgcctcgaccgactggggttacagaagacagaacagagacacaacaagagaaacaaaaaagcacagaagcacacattgatctagtaatctgttctacattagatggaagtagcgggtgagccgtcttctctggatgatgtcacagttaacagaacgccagaccaggtgtacctactatgaagaaaaagagagagagcaaaaagttaaaagctgaaatgacgacagtcatttcaatgtaatacaatgcaaaactggagaacagtagactgaagaacagtagaaatcagtagagtgagaaaattagaccctgatgtcctccagcagcctaggcctatcacagcacaactatagagatagctcagggtatgagccactctaactataagctttgtcaaaaaggaaagttttaacattagtcttaaaaatagatagggtgtctgcctcacggaccaaaactgggagttggttccacaggagaggaagcctgatagctaaaggatctgcctcccattctacttttagagactctaggaaccaccagcagacctgcagtctgagagcgaagtgctctgttaggaacatacggggtaatcagagctctgatatatgatggagcttgattattaagggctttatacgttagaaggaaaattttaaattctattcttgatttaacaggaagccaatgaagggaagctaaaattggagacatatgatccctcttgttgattttcatcagaactcttgccgcagcattttgaatcagctgaagacttcgaactgcattttgtggacttcctgatagtaaagaattacaatagtccagccgtgaagtaacaaatgcatggactagtttttcagcatcactcctggacagaatgtttctaattttggcgatattccggaggtgaaaaaaggaaactctggaaacctgtttaatatgggatttaaatgacatgtcttggtcgaaaacaacaccaagatttttaactttattaccagaggctaagttaatgccatccagattaagggattgattaagaactttattttttgaagactctggcccaaagattacaacttctgtcttgtcagaatttaaatgcaggaaatttaaagtcatccagcttttgatgtcatcaagacatgactgcagtcgaagtaactgattggattcatcaggatttatggataaatatagctgagtgtcatcagcataacagtggaaattaatcccatgctgtctgataa is from Fundulus heteroclitus isolate FHET01 chromosome 3, MU-UCD_Fhet_4.1, whole genome shotgun sequence and encodes:
- the LOC118561285 gene encoding serum amyloid P-component-like isoform X1, with the translated sequence MAALNLLMMLTACAATPQVIAEFLLCGTIKMLFLLLLVTSCAALPQNLLDKMFTFPQETNTAHVRLTTSRQNLGTVTVCFRYFTDLKRAHALFSLALPSKDNAFLLFKSKLDSLNMWVNNNYATFEGLDFKLNKWHSVCATWDAASGLVQLWLDGKPSNRKFVSSGSNINGPIIITLGQEQDSHGGGFDVKQSFVGMMSDVHMWDHMLSPCEIQEYVDEISFGEGNVLKWNALEFQITGKVLTESKLKSCQ
- the LOC118561285 gene encoding serum amyloid P-component-like isoform X2, encoding MLFLLLLVTSCAALPQNLLDKMFTFPQETNTAHVRLTTSRQNLGTVTVCFRYFTDLKRAHALFSLALPSKDNAFLLFKSKLDSLNMWVNNNYATFEGLDFKLNKWHSVCATWDAASGLVQLWLDGKPSNRKFVSSGSNINGPIIITLGQEQDSHGGGFDVKQSFVGMMSDVHMWDHMLSPCEIQEYVDEISFGEGNVLKWNALEFQITGKVLTESKLKSCQ